In Bos javanicus breed banteng chromosome 27, ARS-OSU_banteng_1.0, whole genome shotgun sequence, the genomic stretch TACTGCAGTGTTTAACTTTTTCCCTCATTGCTTGCAAATGTGTAGCATAGCATCGGCACTAAATCTTGGTAATTAAGAGAAGTGCTAATTTACAGTCATTTTCTTCTCATAATGATTTCCacaatccatttttatttcatcttcgtTAAACTCAATCTCAACTACCCAATTGTGTTTGAGGTAGCTGCACAGTAGTTCTATTGCTAGGAAGGCGGCTTGTTTCAAAGTTATCACCTGGGTCATTAGGTTAGATTTAGAGGTAAGAGGAAAATATAGTACCAGTTACACCATTTGCTCACTTGGCATACAAGTTAAAATCAAAAATCATCCATGTCTTCAGTGATTAgaaatacagttcttttgtgaGCATAGACATAATACAAGgaatctgtttctttgcatgaAAAGCAGAATCGGTAGAAAAGGACTCATATTCTATTGCTACCTTTCGGTTAACCCGAGTAAGAATGTGCATGAGCTCGAGGCTGTGAGCGTACTTTTTCAGCATCTCACAAAGAGCCTGGATGAACCAGGATCCGTTCTTTGCATTTCGCCAGGAAAAGTAACCTATAGGGCAAAACATAACCAAAATATCACAGATAGTTGATGTCAGCTGATTTAATCAATTGTGACATATTCACGAAGGTAAAAACAACATAAACATGCATAGGTATTATtagccataaaagaaaaatagaccaTAACTTTGGTTccaggggaaaacaaaacaaaaaccaagcagGTGTTGTCTAtatgcctctgcttttgacaAGGAAAACAATTGCAGGCTAACTGCACCACTGAGTGAGAATTctacttcctgggcttcccttctaATAGGGAAGAACCGGTTTATAGGcagaaaatgcaaaagcaaagaaataaaaaaggatcaTTGTAAGTAGCGTGGTGTTGCAGTGAGATGATTGGCTCATCCAATAACCTGCTTATGTACGCACACACATTTGAGGGTCTTAAATTTGTCTACGGGGCATCAGAATAGAGTATAATGAACACattatagcatattcaaaagtccAAAAGGGGAAATAGTGTATTTATCATTCTTTTCCCAGATAAACTAGTGGATTCATTGCTGTGTTTTTGGCCACGCTGAGTGGCTTGGGGGACCTAATTCCTGGACCGGGGAGTGGAACCCAGGTCCACAGTAGTGAcagcaccaagtcttaaccactggactacagggaagtccctggatccATTGCTTTTAATCTGAACTGGAAAGATGCCTGGAGGTTAAAATAAATCATATCGACTATATTTATACTGTTTACACTTGCCCAGTATTTCCTAACCTTCCAAACACACCCTGAGTTAATTGTACGTGTAAACAAGTACATGatcaatatatattaatttatatgatgacaagcacacacgcacataacGTGTAATACAACCACAGACAAAGTGGAGGTTGATAACCTAGCCATAAATCATTTTTAaccttattttctctcattccactTCTACCCACTCATATGCTATTCACGTTTATCCTTTCAGTTTCCTAGCTCCCAACGAATTCCCGGAAAACACACCTCTCTCCTATTTCAGGAAATGGGCGAAGCTCTGACTTGGCCTGTATTATAATATGGATTCCATGTGGTATCAAGTTCATGAATGATACTGTGTAAGTGTGCTTTCTTACACGGGCACATTTTCTAGCCAAACTGGGCTAAAGACAACTTTTTGAGACTTCTCTGTGGTTAGGGTACCCTAAAATAAGACACAATGGCTTTTTATGGATATCAAAATCCCTATAGCCTTTGGAACACACTCTTCAGTGTTTAAAATCTGCCTATTTCAGTATTTGTAAGTTTCTTACCAGGTGCTGTAGAATATGCATACAAGAAGTCTGCCTCAACTGGTATTTTCTGACAGGCCATGTCATCCTCAGCACCACTGTCTGTCTCAATACCACAGTCCAGTTCTGTGCCTCGGCAGGCCTAGAGGTTAGAAAATAAACacctatttaaaaattagaaaaaaagaaaagaaacttttattgggggaaaaaatgtatgtACATGCATAAATGCATAACTTATTCCCAAGAAATGCAAAGGCTCTGTAAAAACTGATGTGAATTATTCAGAACCATTTTGCTAGAagtctaaaaattaaaatttatgctATGTCTCCTAAGTGgtggtttaaataaataaaaaagtagcAATAGTTTAGTAgcttcaaggaagaaaaaaattaaaaatcctttGGATAATCCACAATGAAGTAAATTAATCCCTAAAGAAGCCTCAATAACCAAATCGCTCTGTTATCTATTACCTGAATAATGAAAAGTTTGGGTTTTCCAGTCAGACTTCTGCAATAGTCCCCTCTGAAGAAACTTGCTAATTTTTTCAAATTGACGGGTCCATTGGTTCCAAAAATGATTCCTTCTTCACCATGGCTTAGAAGCACGCAAATAAAACTGCTCCTTTTGCTATGGTCTTCTTTAGAAACTGGAAAAACATTTACAGACAAAAAAACCAATGCAATTTTATTCAACAATTTTATATGTACTGTATGGGAGTAAGATGAAGAAATCTGAGAACCGAACAAACAGCTTGGGGCAGCGCAACACATCTCAGACTACTCTGGGGAGTCGGTATGAATAACTTGTTTTACTTACATGAAGTGTGCAGAGTAGGACTGTGTACAGTTTAGTTCCACAGTTCTCATGCTTTACTTTCATACAGGTTATAGCTAGACTGTATATACATTGGACAATGAAGgtcattcttttcattatttcttaccGTTGCTCATTAATTCCAACATTTCTTTACATGTAAGATCATTTTTAATCCTGACTTCGTATTTCAAGTTCATGAATGTTTCCCTGAGGTTTGCTGCATCCACGTCTGTACCAGATCGACAGGCCATGCCTTGAACAGAAAGTTACTTTTaattgcatgaaaaaaaaaagataaactgctTTGAAATGAACTATTCAGGGATCCACACAATCCACAAGAAACTCTTCCTTTCAAATGCTAAGAAAATTCAATATTCTGACAGTGGTGACACTAAGTCTCTTATTTCTTCGCATACAAGACACTTCATGATATAATCTGCTATCTGTGTTACAGTCACAAAGATGTTTTTCACAGCTGCTTAGACAGTGATAAACAAATGACTTAAATGCCTAAAAAGAGAggtttggttaaataaattacaatTCATTTATAATACGGGATCCTATGTTGCCACTGAAATTTTATAGACAAAATTTTGCCATAGGAAAATGGTCactgttattaaaataaaaaaaatggtcactgttattaaaataaaaaaaagagtagaaaataaaaggatcctacttttaagaaaaaattatacacacacacataaacattgACAAACATACACATCACCATACACAGACATATGTATCAACACATACCTCACACACTCAGAGGAACTATTTCTTTGATTCTAAGTTTTCAACAGTTCTAAGATACATCATTAGTTTCATCATATCTTTTCGAgggaaacaaaaaaacccccacaaaccACTAGGCCACATTAATACTGTTCAAAAGCCTCTAAGCCTTCCGACCACCATGAAACCATGATCACGACTGGCTTCATTTGCAGAGGTGTGGGACCCACAGCACAGAAGAGTCCAGGAGAACTCGAACAAGGCTCTGCAGCTGCTGTGTGGCCTGTACCCAGTAGTCCTGGGCTTTCCTCACCCCTTAAAGCGCCTTCCACATGCATGTATGGACTGACTGAACAATGCCCTCAGACTTAAAAATCTAAAGTGTTAGGCGTAGTAGGGGGAAGGTAcccatgcttttgaactgtggtgttggagaagactcttgagagtcccttggactgcaaggagatccaaccagtccattctgaaggagatcagccctgggatttctttggaaggaatgatgctaaagctgaaactccagtactttggccacctcatgtgaagagttgactcattggaaaagactgatgctgggagagatcggtggcaggaggagaaggggacgacagaagatgagatggctggatggcatcactgactcgatggacgtgagtctgagtgaactctgggagttggtgatggacagggaggcctggcgtgctgcgattcatggggtcgcaaagagtcggacacaactgagcaactgaactgaactgaacacatatgaataaaaaaaaaaaaataaaaaacaaaactagatgTTTCCAGCTCCAAATTATTGTTGATTGTCTCTGGTGTGATTATGAATgatttaaatttgtttcttttgctaaTCTGTAATTTCTGAAACTTATCgccatatattatttttacaaaattagaAGTAAGCTCATCAAGGTTTTGACATCGGAAAAGGGAACACCGTGCACTTGTGTGACAAAGCAATTAAATTCTGGCCCTGGTGTGTGAGCCACTTAATAGTTGAACAGAAGACACCAGGCTGTCAGAGATGGGTTTGAGAACCCGACCTTCACATTTCAAAGCAGAAAAGGAGCTCACTGTAAAGGTTAAGTCAGACTATGGGCCAAGGTATTTTGGGGAGAGAGTAGAACAACATGCCCCACCCCCTTTAAAGGTAAGTAAGTACTCaggctgttgtttagttgtgttgtgatcccatggactgtaacctgccaggcttccctgtccatgggattctccaggcaagaataccagagtgggttgccatttccttctccagggcatctctctgacgcagggatcaaacccatgtctcctgcattggcaggtggattaactactactgagctgcctgggaaactTGGGCTGTAATGTACACACTATAAACATAACTAACAATGCTGTATGTTATACATGAAAATTGttgagagagtaaatcctaaaagttcttatcacaaggaaaaaggcttttttctatttctttagttttatatCTATACGAGATGATGGCTGTTCGCTAAGCTTATTATGGTCATCGTTTCATGATGCATGGAAGTCCCGTCATGCCACACACCTTAAATTTATGCAGTGCTGTGTGTCAATgacatctcagtaaaactggaagaagaaaacaaaaccccaatAAGTTCAACAACGTAAAATTCTATGGGAAGAGGGCATTATAATTAGCAACGCGAGGCAGAATACCTAAGGTTGAAGGTGGTCTCTCAACTTAGAGCCAAAAGCAATACAAACGGGCTAGTTTTAGACACTCATTTTCAACTATGCTTTCCTCATTCCTTATAATGAATCTAACACCCAATCCTGCTTATCTCCCAGTGTAATTtcgcttttttcccttttcaccaGCATTATGATAGATAGCCTCCTAAAGTGAATCAGGAGATTctaatttctttaattaaaattctAATATGATTAATATGCCAATTCAGAGTTAATCACGGTAccaatttaaaagtgaaaaaatgaaggaaCAGCCAAAGTGTTGATTTATACGGTAAATTATGCAAGTCAAGTGAACACTCTATTTCAGGAATGGGATATTATATAATCATTACAATAGCAGATATGAAAATTATACAACACAAAAAACACTTATATTACATTAAATGGAATAAGCAGGATACAATATTGCTTACATGTTATGGATAAAATTTAACTTTGCAAGAAACTGTTAAGGAAAAATTATAAGTAATATGGTAGGATGTTAATTAGCTTTTTTAGGATCATgagggattttatttttcatatactattaaaaaaaaaagaaaaaaacatctgaAATATGTTATTAGATTCAAGCCAGACATGTACAGGGACTGAGACATGGATCTGGCGATCAGGCTATTGTGACCCTAAGAGCAATTTCTATAGAGTGGTCGAGGCGATGGGAAGAAGAGGCCAAGTTTAGAACATCCGTTGTCAAGACTTAGGGAAGGAGACAAAAATCAGATCAAAGCTTAGGGGGCAGCAGGATTAAAAAAGATAAGGTCTCTTTAAGGTGGGGAGTCTGTCTTCTTTTCAGGGGAAGAAGACAAAGTCAACGGAACAAACGAAGGCCCAGGAGGTGAAGTGATACAGAGGTGGATTCCCAGCTCGGGCTAGGGTCGGGCACGCCAAGGCCGAGAGGTCCAGCTACTAAATCGTCTGTGGGACTCCTCTGTGCAAGGGCTTTTCACCTTTCGGTAACTAATGGCGGTTACTTTTCATGGTTGCtagaagaattaaataagatttcTGTGAGGTGCCTTGTGCAGTTCCTGGAAAGGAAAAATACTTCTCCTTACTGTCTGGTGAGATCCTTCCATTAACATGAAAGAGGGAGCAGGAAGATAAAGCAAGGGTTGCACAGAAGTcaggcctgggacttccctggtggactgctgctgctaagtcgcttcagtcatattcgactctgtgcaaccccacagacagcaggccaccaggctcctctgtccctgggattctccaggcaagaatcctggagtaggttgccatttccttctctaatgcatgcttgcatgctaagtcgcttcagttgtgtccaactctgtgtgaccctagggacagcagccctccaggctcctctgtccacggaattctctaggcaagaatactggagcgggctgccatttccttcaccccCTGCCGCCTCcccggtggtctagtggctaagaatttgcctgctggtgcagggcacacgggttcaatccctggttggaaagatcccacgtatcacggggcagctaagcccctggggctgtaactactgaagcccgcaggcTCTACAGCttgtgcactgcaaccagagagtagcccctgctagtcgcaaccagagaaagccctaatgctgcaatgaagacacagcacagccaaaaaggaaaatagagagaAGTCAGGGCAGAAGAGGTTGACATACAGATAGAAGAGGGAGAGATCTTGATCATACAAAGAAAGTTTAAGAGTTCCTGTTGAATTGAAGGACTCGTAGGATCCTGGCTCTGTTTTTACTTCATGGCTATTCTATGTCATTAGTTTACTAACTAATAACATGAATTCTGTTTTTTTATACTATACCAAATATAAACGGTACAAATACTTGTAAAGGTTTAAAAACTGTCACGACACATACCAGTATTTTCGTGGAAGTTCTTATTATTGATTATTATACATAAACCCATTTCAGGATAATCCATTTTGTAACTCTCTTCCAAGGATATTCCAGAGTCCATTGATTTGCTTCCATGTAAGATCTTTCTGTTTGGAAATCAGACAACGGTTTACGGAGAGAGAAGTGACCAATGCTGCTATTCGCATGAACACAAACTTCTCTAACACATAAGAACAGTTGACATTTGTTGAATATAATGTGCCAGGTTGTATGCAACAGGCTTCTCCTCCCTAAAATTTCACAAAAACCCACTTCACagataaggaagtgattactatGAGGCTAACAGTTATGCAGACACTGTGTAAGACACAAGACTGAAAGCATCTGTTGAACTACAGGGTTCACGCTTTTAATTtctatattgttttcctttacattttattaaaatttccttaAATACATGTTATACTTAGCCACTTCATCCAGCTGGTGGAAGTGGCCCAGGACAGTATGTATATAAATGGGGGTGgctatttttcaataaaacttgATCAGAACAGTCTACAAGCCTGACCCCTGACCTGGCCAGGAATCAGGAAACAACAACCAAACACTGATACCTATTGTTCATGTATCCCATACACTCAGCCTAGGAGTATTTCACAttatatgcaattaaaaaaaaaattgttggaaaAAGACTAAAGTAGTAAATTATATTCTGTATGATAGGAAAAGGTAGGGAATGTGTAAATCACTTTAAAAgggttttaaaaaagacaaaagaaaaacaccaatctTACCTCCAAGATGAGATTGCATTTCAATAGTTTAATTTTTAGGCAAATTCTTTTGCTAAACAAATACTGCAAAAATCTTTATTAGTAATCTAGTAATAGCTCTGCTATAACAGTACTGTTTAgtactaaaattaatttataattcccTAGGTGGTCCAGAATGATAATACTATACCTCAGAAAGAAACTTTTAGAATTAAATGTACCACAAGAGATCCCAGAGGGATAATAACAGACATGGATTAAATTAAGAGTGTTTTGagttttatcttttccctttctccatctattgaagTATTAATAAGCAGAATATTCCAAAAAGGAAGACTgggaaggaaacaaaaaaggGGGAAAGATAATCTATAAGCAGGCAATTATTCCCCAGACTGAGAACTTGCATTTTACCTTAGCCTTAAAACTCATAAACAGGAGGccaaaaaacaccccaaaacacaaACCTCTTATCCTGCAGAGATTCAAGAAGGTGCATCTGCCTCTCCTGGGTCATCCGACTACCAGGGAGGGGTCTCCAACCACAGGTCAGGCCCCCTCCAACTTCCCCATATTCTACCTAAGTTTTATTTTAAGGAGATTCAGAGAGGACAATTTAACATGTGTACAGTCACACAGCTGTCACATGTGGTAAGAAGTCATCTGGGCCTCTCCGGTTTGAAAGCCCCAATTCTTTCTGCTTCCTCCGAGTTTGCTGTATCATACTACACACACCCACCCTCCTTGCTGGGATGAGATTCCTTTTAAATACTCACGTCTCTGAAGTTTTAATGGATTTTGAATCCACTGAATTTTCAGTGTTCTCCATGGACATTTTTTATTTActagaatagaaagaaaatagatgTTAATCAAAATCAGTCATTCTAAGATCACGGCATTATACTAATTATGCCAATGattatttctctaaataaatGTGCTATATGGACATTTTCACATTAGCAGTACCATCACTCCCCCAGCTTCACCCCTGTCGTGCAAGGCTTTTTTGAGTCAAACCTGAGAACAACAATCTTTTATTAAAGTGCACACAATGTagcccttttctctctttccattttAATTGAGTTATGAAATGCACGCAGAGCACAGATAAGTGTGCAGCCTGATACAGTTTTACATTTGGCTGCTCCCCTAGATCAAGATACAGATTGCAGCTTCTTTCTACTTCAACAGATCCCATCATTGGTTAAGAACTGTCTTCCAGCTCAacacagttaaaaacaaaacctgaaaacTTCCCACAGCAATGGTATACCTCACATAACACAATTTTATGATGCTTAGATTCCCAAGAGATTCAGTGCCAGAAGTTCCAAACCTCCACAAAACCTTTACTCTTAAACTAGACACGAGAACCCCACTTTCTCATTTAAGGTGGTCGACTGGCTTGAGGAAATCTGCAAGTAAAAACTACAGTTCCTGCTTCCATTCTTCCATCTGGTAATTCTGTTTACCTTCCACAGTGAAtgagtccttctagtcaaagcggCTACCACGTACTGAGCATTTATTACACAGCAGGTACTGTGCGAGGCATCTTATATCTTCCCAACAACCCAAAAAGTCAGGAAACCCAGCCCTTAGTGATGAAATGACTTTGTCCGCAGCCACAGAGCTAATGATGTTGGtcttcttcttccctctccccctgGCTGCCTTGGAAGAAGCCAGTCCCTCGCTATTTGTCTGGAGTTTTGCCAGGTCTTCTCTGGTTTTCCAAAAGCAAAAGGTACTTCCTATGACCATCAGTCTGCCTCCCTAaataaagaatatagaaaaacagGGACAACAACCTTTCTCAAGCCTCTAGAAGCCCTGCCTATCTCAAAACTCCAATCTAAACAGAACTTTTAACTTTACTCTTATGCTAAAATCAGAAATCTTAAAAGAATACACACCCCATCAATAGGACTCCCTCCTAGGGATGGAGTCTAGGATGAGAGTTGAACAGTGGATATAGGTAATTAAGAGTCTGGAACTCTGAGAGAGATCAAGGCTGGAGTCATACTGGGGCACTCTGACAATGAAAGGGTTACTAGACGAAGTACAGCcagcaagagactcaagagaggTACAAGAAATGGGAGGACATTAGGTAACTGGGGTGTACCAAAGTATGCAGAAGTCTTTCAATGAGCATTTGATCATTACAAATCTCactaaaagttcagttcagatgaGGACAGAAGACCATTAGCTTAGGCAAGAAAGTTATGGGGCGAGCAGAGGTTGTCAGGAAAAATTGTCCAGGACTTGGATATAGGCAAAAGAAATGACTGGATATTAttttcaggttcagttcagttgctcagtcgtgtccgactctttgcgaccccatgaaccgcagcacgccaggcctccctgtccatcaccaactcccagagttcactcaaactcatgtccatcgagtcggtgatgccatccagccatctcatcctctgtcatccccttctcctcctgcccccaatccctcccagcatcagtcttttccaatgagtcaactcttcgcatgaggtggccaaagtactggagtttcagctttagcatcattccctccaaagaaatcccagggctgatctccttcagaatggactggttggatctccttgcagtccaagggactctcaagagtcttctccaacaccacagttcaaaagcatcaattctttggtgctcagccttcttcacagtccaactctcac encodes the following:
- the CASP3 gene encoding caspase-3 translates to MSMENTENSVDSKSIKTSETKILHGSKSMDSGISLEESYKMDYPEMGLCIIINNKNFHENTGMACRSGTDVDAANLRETFMNLKYEVRIKNDLTCKEMLELMSNVSKEDHSKRSSFICVLLSHGEEGIIFGTNGPVNLKKLASFFRGDYCRSLTGKPKLFIIQACRGTELDCGIETDSGAEDDMACQKIPVEADFLYAYSTAPGYFSWRNAKNGSWFIQALCEMLKKYAHSLELMHILTRVNRKVAIEYESFSTDSAFHAKKQIPCIMSMLTKELYF